In Sphingomonas sp. SORGH_AS_0950, the following are encoded in one genomic region:
- a CDS encoding OmpP1/FadL family transporter: protein MTKRFRAPLLASAILSSSFAFAGAAHGQAFYLQEQSTRGQGRAFSGEGADTGASSLWWNPASIAGMERGEAVLGASAIIPKGDVVDTGTLIRRPGQTTFQPVGGNRVSSDPINRGVVPSGAVAIPLNDRVAVGLAVTSPYSFTTEYDGNSWARYSALKTELRTIDIQPSVGIALLDWLRVGGALNVEYIKAELGNALPNLSSQLADGYQRLKGDGWDLGWTAGVQLHNDWATVGISYKSNIKHKLKGSLEVGGLLGPLAGQNRTVDGATAEFYTPAQIIVSGRFRTTDKLTLNAQVVRFTWADFDAIRLGAPINTAIPENYRNSWSLAGGFDYAANDRLTVRAGVQRGITPTQDGNRDARVPDANRWNYSIGGSYKLTPRFTLDAAGSYIDFANATIDRRTAAYAGTAVQTPILTSGQVQNARAFVASIGGRFSF, encoded by the coding sequence ATGACCAAGCGCTTCAGGGCTCCGCTTCTGGCCTCTGCCATCCTGTCGTCCTCCTTTGCCTTTGCGGGCGCGGCGCACGGCCAGGCCTTTTATCTTCAGGAACAGTCGACGCGGGGGCAGGGCCGCGCCTTTTCCGGCGAGGGTGCCGATACCGGGGCCTCGTCGCTGTGGTGGAACCCGGCCTCGATCGCGGGAATGGAGCGCGGCGAGGCGGTGCTCGGCGCCTCGGCGATCATCCCCAAGGGCGATGTGGTCGATACCGGCACGCTGATCCGTCGGCCGGGCCAGACCACCTTCCAGCCGGTCGGCGGCAACCGGGTGTCGAGCGATCCGATCAATCGCGGCGTCGTGCCCTCGGGCGCGGTCGCCATCCCGCTGAACGACCGGGTCGCGGTCGGCCTGGCCGTCACCTCGCCCTACAGCTTCACGACCGAATATGACGGCAACAGCTGGGCGCGGTACAGCGCGCTCAAGACCGAGCTGCGGACCATCGACATCCAGCCTTCGGTGGGCATCGCGCTGCTCGACTGGCTGCGCGTCGGCGGCGCGCTCAACGTCGAATATATCAAGGCCGAACTGGGCAATGCGCTGCCCAACCTGTCGTCGCAGCTGGCGGACGGGTATCAGCGGCTGAAGGGCGATGGCTGGGACCTGGGCTGGACCGCGGGTGTCCAGCTGCACAATGACTGGGCGACGGTCGGCATCAGCTACAAGTCGAACATCAAGCACAAGCTGAAGGGCAGCCTGGAAGTGGGCGGCCTGCTCGGCCCCCTCGCCGGGCAGAACCGGACGGTCGACGGGGCGACGGCGGAATTCTATACCCCTGCGCAGATCATCGTCTCGGGCCGTTTCCGCACCACCGACAAGCTGACCCTGAACGCACAGGTCGTGCGCTTCACCTGGGCCGATTTCGACGCGATCCGGCTGGGCGCGCCGATCAACACCGCGATCCCCGAAAATTACCGCAACAGCTGGTCGCTGGCGGGCGGCTTCGACTATGCGGCCAATGACCGCCTGACGGTGCGTGCCGGTGTGCAGCGGGGCATCACCCCGACGCAGGACGGCAATCGCGACGCGCGCGTGCCCGACGCCAATCGCTGGAACTACTCGATCGGCGGCTCGTACAAGCTGACCCCGCGCTTCACGCTGGACGCGGCGGGCAGCTATATCGACTTCGCCAACGCGACCATCGACCGCCGTACCGCCGCCTATGCGGGCACGGCGGTGCAGACGCCGATCCTGACCTCGGGCCAGGTGCAGAATGCGCGTGCGTTCGTGGCGTCGATCGGCGGCCGCTTCAGCTTCTGA
- a CDS encoding DUF2147 domain-containing protein, giving the protein MLLSLTAMALAAAGANADTVIGRWQTQTRGGVVEIQKCGASVCGRVLTSEKLRTNPALTDQNNRDPKLRNRPLKNLLILQGFSQDGTAWSGGTIYNAEDGKTYSAKLTPEGPDTLKVRGCVFVPLCKTQTWTRIR; this is encoded by the coding sequence ATGTTGTTGAGCCTGACAGCCATGGCGCTGGCCGCCGCCGGTGCGAACGCCGATACGGTGATCGGCCGTTGGCAGACGCAGACGCGCGGCGGCGTAGTCGAGATCCAGAAATGCGGGGCGTCGGTCTGCGGCCGCGTCCTGACCTCGGAAAAGCTGCGCACCAACCCGGCGCTGACCGACCAGAACAACCGCGATCCCAAGCTGCGCAATCGTCCGCTGAAGAACCTGCTGATCCTGCAGGGCTTCTCACAGGACGGCACGGCCTGGAGCGGCGGCACCATCTACAATGCCGAGGATGGCAAGACCTATAGCGCGAAGCTGACGCCCGAGGGGCCGGATACGCTGAAGGTGCGCGGCTGCGTCTTCGTGCCGCTGTGCAAGACGCAGACCTGGACCCGCATCCGCTGA
- a CDS encoding acyl-CoA dehydrogenase C-terminal domain-containing protein: MQVYNAPLRDMRFVLHELFQEDEFGPVAGQDEFGPELYDAILEEAARVTQEVLLPLNATGDIEGCKLENGVVRTPAGFKDAYSQFCEGGWAALASPVEYGGQGLPEAVNKLVEEMICATNLSFSLYPGLTHGATTALMGHGSEDLKSFYLPKMISGEWSGTMCLTEAHCGTDLGLLRTRAEPQGDGSYRLTGGKIFISAGDHDLTDNVIHLVLARTPDAPKGVKGISLFLVPKYLPKDDGSVGPANGVSVAAIEHKMGLKASATCQLEFNDSKGWVVGELNKGLAAMFTMMNTERVSVGIQGLGINEIAYQSAVAYAKDRLQGRALGGAKRPDLLADPIIVHPDVRRMLMTMRAYAEGCRALGQWAARALDAEANAIDPADQSRAADFVALMTPVVKALFTDLAFDAANMAVQVHGGHGYIRDHGIEQFVRDARIAQIYEGTNGVQALDLVGRKMPAHMGRYMRPFFHAVSEQVEALVKSEDKAIAGWAAGMQQAFGALQLSTGMIAQKGMKDPEEAGAAATDYLRLLGLVGMGHCFLKSARIATAKLAEGSDEAGFYKAKLATAGFFFDRILPQATAAFLAIKSGKRSTMALELEAF, encoded by the coding sequence ATGCAAGTCTATAACGCGCCGCTGCGCGACATGCGCTTCGTCCTCCACGAGCTGTTTCAGGAGGACGAGTTCGGCCCCGTCGCGGGGCAGGACGAATTCGGCCCCGAGCTGTACGACGCGATCCTGGAAGAGGCGGCGCGCGTCACGCAGGAAGTTCTGCTGCCGCTCAACGCCACCGGTGATATCGAGGGCTGCAAGCTGGAAAACGGCGTCGTCCGCACGCCCGCCGGGTTCAAGGACGCCTATAGCCAGTTCTGCGAGGGCGGTTGGGCCGCGCTCGCCTCGCCGGTCGAATATGGCGGGCAGGGGCTGCCCGAGGCGGTGAACAAGCTGGTCGAGGAGATGATCTGCGCGACCAACCTGTCGTTCAGCCTCTATCCCGGCCTGACCCACGGCGCGACCACCGCGCTGATGGGCCATGGCTCGGAGGACCTGAAGAGCTTCTATCTGCCCAAGATGATCTCGGGCGAATGGTCCGGCACCATGTGCCTGACCGAGGCGCATTGCGGCACCGATCTGGGCCTGCTCCGCACCCGCGCCGAGCCGCAAGGTGATGGGTCGTACCGGCTGACCGGCGGCAAGATCTTCATCTCGGCGGGCGACCATGACCTGACCGACAATGTCATCCACCTCGTCCTCGCGCGCACGCCCGATGCGCCCAAGGGGGTGAAGGGGATCAGCCTGTTCCTGGTGCCCAAATATCTGCCCAAGGATGACGGCTCGGTCGGCCCGGCCAACGGCGTCAGCGTCGCGGCGATCGAGCACAAGATGGGCCTGAAGGCGTCGGCCACCTGCCAGCTGGAGTTCAACGACTCCAAGGGCTGGGTCGTGGGCGAGCTGAACAAGGGCCTGGCCGCCATGTTCACCATGATGAACACCGAGCGCGTCTCGGTCGGCATCCAGGGCCTCGGCATCAACGAGATCGCCTATCAGTCGGCCGTCGCCTATGCCAAGGACCGGTTGCAGGGCCGCGCGCTGGGCGGAGCCAAGCGCCCCGACCTGCTCGCCGACCCGATCATTGTCCACCCGGACGTGCGGCGGATGCTGATGACCATGCGCGCCTATGCCGAGGGCTGCCGTGCGCTGGGCCAATGGGCCGCACGCGCGCTGGATGCCGAGGCGAATGCCATCGACCCGGCCGACCAGTCGCGCGCGGCGGACTTCGTCGCGCTGATGACCCCGGTCGTGAAGGCGCTGTTCACCGACCTGGCCTTCGACGCGGCGAACATGGCGGTGCAGGTCCATGGCGGCCACGGCTATATCCGCGACCATGGCATCGAGCAGTTCGTCCGCGACGCCCGCATCGCCCAGATCTATGAGGGCACCAACGGCGTCCAGGCGCTCGACCTCGTCGGCCGCAAGATGCCCGCGCATATGGGCCGCTATATGCGCCCCTTCTTCCATGCGGTGTCCGAACAGGTCGAGGCGCTGGTCAAGTCCGAGGACAAGGCGATCGCAGGCTGGGCGGCGGGGATGCAGCAGGCGTTCGGCGCGCTCCAGCTCAGCACCGGCATGATCGCGCAGAAGGGGATGAAGGACCCCGAGGAAGCCGGTGCCGCCGCGACCGACTATCTGCGCCTGCTCGGCCTGGTCGGCATGGGGCATTGCTTCCTGAAGTCGGCGCGGATCGCGACCGCGAAACTGGCCGAAGGCAGCGACGAGGCGGGCTTCTACAAGGCCAAGCTCGCCACCGCCGGTTTCTTCTTCGATCGCATCCTGCCGCAGGCGACGGCGGCGTTCCTGGCGATCAAGTCGGGCAAGCGCTCGACCATGGCGCTGGAGCTGGAGGCGTTTTGA
- a CDS encoding 3-hydroxyacyl-CoA dehydrogenase/enoyl-CoA hydratase family protein, producing MADTINKVCVIGAGVMGAGIAAQVANAGVPVLLLDIVPKDGADRDAIAKGAVAKMLKTEPAPFMSPAAAKLVETGNIEDHLDKVAECGWIVEAVVERLDIKQALYARLEELKRPGTAVSSNTSTIPLGHLVEGRSEQFKNDFLITHFFNPPRYMRLIEIVTSDHTDAGVAAKVEQFVDHRMGKRIVRAKDTPGFIANRIGTYWLAVAINAAMDQGLTVEEADQIGGRPMGVPKTGIFGLIDLVGIDLMPLLAKSLSSTLPEGDAYFDTVRPLPLVDRMIAEGFTGRKGKGGFYRLDRKPDGTKAKQAIDLKTGEYRAEKKPERLPGRAEKDLAALVATPGKVGDYAWAILGPVLSYAAGLVGEAADDVVAIDDAMKLGYNWKFGPFELIDRLSPGKLAERLRADGKPVPALLETAGDRPFYRVVDGKRQYLTLGGDYADVVRAEGVLLLEDIKLRSEPLLKNGSAAAWDVGDGVVAFEFTGKMNALDEQVLTLLQKTIALVKSQYKALVIYNEGSNFSAGANLGLAMFAVNIAAWGEVDKLVVAGQQAYKALKYAPFPVVAAPAGMALGGGCEILLHADAIQAHAESYIGLVETGVGLVPGWGGNGELIDRLAKSPKMPKGPMPAVMKAFETISTAQVSRSAALAKDLGYLRKDDGITMNRDRLLADAKSKALSLVEGYQPPEKPVFRLPGAAGRVAFSGAVADFAKKGVATPYDVVVAGRLANIVTGGEADIIDEVSEDQLLKLERAAFMESVKDARTQARVEHMLETGKPLRN from the coding sequence ATGGCTGACACGATCAACAAGGTTTGCGTGATCGGCGCAGGCGTGATGGGGGCTGGCATCGCGGCGCAGGTCGCCAATGCCGGTGTGCCCGTCCTGCTGCTCGACATCGTGCCCAAGGACGGCGCCGACCGCGACGCCATCGCCAAGGGTGCCGTCGCCAAGATGCTCAAGACCGAGCCCGCGCCCTTCATGTCGCCCGCCGCCGCCAAGCTGGTCGAAACGGGCAATATCGAGGATCATCTGGATAAGGTCGCCGAATGCGGCTGGATTGTCGAGGCGGTGGTCGAGCGGCTGGACATCAAGCAGGCGCTTTATGCGCGGCTGGAGGAATTGAAGCGGCCGGGGACGGCGGTGTCGTCCAACACCTCGACCATCCCGCTCGGCCATCTGGTCGAGGGGCGGTCGGAGCAGTTCAAAAACGACTTCCTCATTACCCATTTCTTCAACCCGCCGCGCTATATGCGGCTGATCGAGATCGTGACCTCGGACCACACCGATGCCGGTGTCGCGGCCAAGGTCGAGCAGTTCGTCGATCACCGCATGGGCAAGCGGATCGTCCGCGCCAAGGACACGCCGGGCTTCATCGCCAACCGTATCGGCACCTATTGGCTGGCCGTCGCGATCAATGCGGCGATGGATCAGGGGCTGACCGTCGAGGAGGCCGACCAGATCGGCGGCCGTCCGATGGGCGTGCCCAAGACCGGCATTTTCGGGCTGATCGACCTGGTCGGCATCGACCTGATGCCGCTGCTCGCCAAGTCGCTGTCCTCGACCCTGCCCGAAGGCGACGCCTATTTCGACACGGTCCGCCCGCTGCCGTTGGTCGACAGGATGATCGCGGAGGGCTTTACCGGCCGCAAGGGCAAGGGTGGCTTCTACCGCCTCGACCGCAAGCCCGACGGCACCAAGGCGAAGCAGGCGATCGATCTGAAGACCGGCGAATATCGCGCCGAGAAGAAGCCCGAGCGTCTGCCCGGCCGCGCCGAAAAGGATCTGGCCGCGCTGGTCGCGACGCCGGGCAAGGTCGGCGATTATGCCTGGGCGATCCTGGGTCCGGTGCTGTCCTATGCCGCCGGTCTGGTCGGCGAAGCGGCGGACGACGTGGTCGCGATCGATGACGCGATGAAGCTGGGCTATAACTGGAAGTTCGGCCCGTTCGAGCTGATCGACCGGCTGAGTCCGGGCAAGCTGGCCGAGCGGCTGCGTGCCGACGGCAAGCCCGTTCCGGCGCTGCTGGAGACGGCGGGCGACCGCCCCTTCTATCGCGTGGTCGATGGCAAGCGGCAATATCTGACGCTGGGCGGCGACTATGCCGATGTCGTCCGCGCCGAGGGCGTGCTGCTGCTCGAGGATATCAAGCTGCGCTCCGAACCGCTGCTCAAGAACGGTTCGGCGGCGGCCTGGGATGTCGGCGACGGCGTCGTGGCGTTCGAGTTCACCGGAAAGATGAACGCGCTCGACGAGCAGGTGCTGACGCTGCTGCAAAAGACCATCGCGCTGGTGAAGAGCCAGTATAAGGCGCTGGTCATCTATAATGAGGGCAGCAACTTCTCGGCCGGTGCCAATCTGGGTCTCGCCATGTTCGCGGTGAACATCGCGGCCTGGGGTGAGGTCGACAAGCTGGTCGTCGCGGGGCAGCAGGCGTACAAGGCGCTGAAATACGCGCCCTTCCCGGTGGTCGCGGCTCCGGCTGGCATGGCGCTGGGCGGTGGGTGCGAGATCCTGCTCCATGCCGATGCGATCCAGGCGCATGCCGAAAGCTATATCGGTCTGGTCGAGACCGGTGTCGGTCTGGTGCCCGGCTGGGGCGGCAATGGCGAGCTGATCGACCGCCTCGCCAAGTCGCCCAAGATGCCCAAGGGGCCGATGCCCGCCGTCATGAAGGCGTTCGAGACCATCTCGACCGCGCAGGTGTCACGCTCGGCGGCGCTGGCGAAGGACCTCGGCTATCTTCGCAAGGACGATGGCATCACCATGAACCGCGACCGCCTGCTGGCCGATGCCAAGAGCAAGGCACTGTCGCTGGTCGAGGGCTATCAGCCGCCCGAAAAGCCGGTCTTCCGCCTGCCGGGTGCGGCGGGACGGGTCGCCTTCAGCGGCGCGGTTGCCGACTTCGCCAAGAAGGGCGTCGCCACCCCCTATGACGTGGTGGTGGCGGGCCGTCTGGCGAACATCGTCACCGGCGGCGAGGCCGATATCATCGACGAGGTGAGCGAGGACCAACTGCTCAAGCTGGAACGCGCCGCCTTCATGGAAAGCGTCAAGGATGCGCGGACCCAGGCGCGGGTCGAGCATATGCTCGAAACCGGCAAGCCGCTGCGCAATTGA
- a CDS encoding thiolase family protein has product MTNIVIAGYARSPFTQAGKGALARVRPDDLTAQVIRGLIERTGVDASEIEDIILGCAFPEGEQGMNVARLIGLLADLPLSVGGMTVNRFCGSSMSAIHIAMGQIQIGAGEAFICAGIESMSRVPMGGYNPLPNPELAAARPGAYMGMGQTAENVAQKYQITRAEQEKFAVASQKKAAEARAAGRLADEIVPIHTKAGDVTEDGLIRPDTTEEVLSGLKPAFDKEGTVTAGTASPLTDGAAAVLVTSEEFANRHGLKILARIKAVGISGCEPETMGLGPIGSSKKALERAGISAGDLDVVEINEAFASQAIACIRDLGLKDETINKDGGAIAIGHPLGATGARIVGKAAALLARDGGQYALATQCIGGGQGIATVLERA; this is encoded by the coding sequence ATGACCAACATCGTGATCGCAGGCTATGCCCGCTCTCCCTTCACCCAGGCTGGCAAGGGCGCGCTCGCACGGGTTCGTCCCGATGACCTGACCGCGCAGGTGATTCGCGGCCTGATCGAACGGACCGGCGTCGACGCATCGGAGATCGAGGACATCATCCTGGGCTGCGCCTTTCCCGAGGGCGAGCAGGGCATGAACGTCGCGCGGCTGATCGGCCTGCTGGCGGACCTGCCGCTGTCGGTCGGCGGCATGACGGTGAACCGTTTCTGCGGATCGTCCATGTCGGCCATCCATATCGCCATGGGCCAGATCCAGATCGGCGCGGGCGAGGCGTTCATCTGCGCGGGCATCGAGTCGATGAGCCGGGTGCCGATGGGCGGCTATAACCCGCTGCCCAACCCCGAGCTCGCCGCCGCCCGGCCCGGCGCCTATATGGGCATGGGCCAGACCGCCGAGAATGTCGCGCAAAAGTATCAGATCACCCGCGCCGAGCAGGAGAAGTTCGCGGTCGCCAGCCAGAAAAAGGCCGCCGAGGCGCGCGCCGCCGGGCGGCTCGCCGATGAGATCGTGCCGATCCACACCAAGGCGGGCGACGTGACCGAGGACGGGCTGATCCGTCCCGACACGACCGAAGAAGTGCTGTCCGGCCTGAAGCCTGCCTTCGACAAGGAGGGCACCGTCACGGCGGGCACCGCCTCGCCGCTGACCGATGGCGCGGCGGCCGTGCTGGTCACGTCGGAAGAGTTTGCCAATCGCCACGGCCTGAAGATCCTCGCCCGCATCAAGGCGGTCGGCATTTCGGGCTGTGAGCCGGAGACGATGGGCCTTGGTCCGATCGGCTCGTCCAAAAAGGCGCTGGAGCGCGCGGGCATTTCGGCGGGCGACCTCGACGTGGTCGAGATCAACGAGGCCTTTGCCAGCCAGGCGATCGCCTGCATCCGCGACCTCGGCCTGAAGGACGAGACGATCAACAAGGACGGCGGCGCGATCGCGATCGGTCATCCGCTGGGCGCGACCGGCGCGCGCATCGTCGGCAAGGCGGCGGCGTTGCTGGCGCGCGATGGCGGCCAGTACGCGCTCGCCACCCAGTGCATCGGCGGCGGGCAGGGCATCGCGACGGTTCTGGAGCGTGCATGA
- a CDS encoding long-chain fatty acid--CoA ligase, with translation MTAGAIGETTTGGVPGQAAGRPLVFEPRLLTDMFETTVRRHGDRPAIDFMGRITRYDELGAMVDKAAAGLQALGVKQGTRVALCLPNIIYYPVLYFATLKAGGIVVNVNPLYVERELCHLLEDSGAEIIATCDIPDIYGRVSHVAEKLGLRHVIACPVADALPTIKGLAYRLLKRSMIAAPGPSPRHLSFAQMMKRGGTLTPVSARPDDVAVLQYTGGTTGSPKAAMLSHANLIANADAMVIHTGGEEMIGEERILGVLPLFHVFALTTVLSFAIRVGAEMILLPRFELDQVLKTIARSKPTYFPAVPTIYNAIAGVAEARKVDLSAIKACISGGAPLPAEVRVAFETTTGGKLVEGYGLSEASPIITCNPILGENKGGSAGLPFPGTIIEIRDRDNPDRLMPPGEVGEICARGPQVMSGYWNRPTESEQVFIHGALRTGDVGYLDEDGYLFIVDRIKDVILCGGYNVYPRMIEEALYEHPAVAEAVVIGIPDPYRGQSPKAFVKLAADHHATPEELRVFLQDKVSKIELPREVEIRESLPKTLIGKLSKKELVEEELAKAAAARPVGEQAK, from the coding sequence ATGACGGCAGGAGCCATCGGGGAAACCACGACAGGCGGTGTACCGGGTCAGGCGGCGGGACGTCCCCTGGTCTTCGAGCCGCGGCTGCTGACTGACATGTTCGAGACCACGGTACGGCGGCACGGGGATCGCCCCGCCATCGACTTCATGGGCCGAATCACCCGCTATGACGAACTGGGCGCGATGGTCGACAAGGCCGCCGCCGGGCTTCAGGCGCTGGGGGTGAAGCAGGGCACCCGCGTCGCGCTCTGCCTGCCCAACATCATCTATTACCCCGTCCTCTATTTCGCGACGCTGAAGGCGGGGGGCATCGTCGTCAACGTCAACCCGCTCTATGTCGAGCGCGAGCTATGCCATTTGCTGGAGGATTCGGGCGCGGAGATCATCGCGACCTGCGACATTCCCGACATTTACGGCCGCGTCTCCCATGTCGCCGAGAAGCTCGGTCTGCGCCACGTCATTGCCTGTCCCGTGGCCGACGCGCTGCCGACCATCAAGGGGCTGGCCTATCGCCTGCTCAAGCGGTCGATGATCGCCGCCCCCGGCCCCTCGCCCCGCCATCTGAGCTTCGCGCAGATGATGAAGCGCGGCGGCACCCTGACCCCGGTATCGGCCAGGCCCGACGATGTGGCCGTGCTGCAATATACCGGCGGCACCACCGGCAGCCCCAAGGCGGCGATGCTGTCGCACGCCAACCTGATCGCCAATGCCGATGCGATGGTCATCCATACCGGCGGCGAGGAGATGATCGGCGAGGAGCGTATCCTGGGTGTCCTGCCGCTCTTCCACGTCTTTGCGCTGACCACGGTGCTCAGCTTCGCGATCCGGGTCGGCGCGGAGATGATCCTGCTCCCCCGGTTCGAGCTGGACCAGGTGCTCAAGACCATCGCGCGCAGCAAGCCGACTTATTTTCCAGCCGTCCCCACCATCTACAACGCGATCGCGGGCGTGGCCGAGGCGCGCAAGGTCGACCTGTCGGCGATCAAGGCGTGCATCTCGGGCGGCGCGCCGCTGCCGGCCGAGGTGCGCGTGGCGTTCGAGACCACGACCGGGGGCAAGCTGGTCGAGGGCTATGGCCTGTCGGAAGCGTCGCCGATCATCACCTGCAACCCGATCCTGGGCGAGAACAAGGGCGGATCGGCGGGGCTGCCCTTCCCCGGCACGATCATCGAGATCCGCGACCGCGACAATCCCGACCGGCTGATGCCGCCGGGCGAGGTCGGCGAAATCTGCGCGCGGGGCCCGCAGGTCATGTCCGGCTATTGGAACAGGCCCACCGAGAGCGAACAGGTCTTCATCCACGGCGCGCTGCGCACCGGCGACGTCGGCTATCTGGACGAGGACGGCTATCTGTTCATCGTCGACCGGATCAAGGACGTGATCCTGTGCGGCGGCTATAACGTCTATCCCCGCATGATCGAGGAGGCGCTGTACGAGCATCCCGCCGTCGCCGAGGCGGTGGTGATCGGCATCCCCGACCCCTATCGCGGCCAGTCGCCCAAGGCCTTCGTCAAGCTGGCCGCCGATCATCACGCCACGCCCGAGGAACTGCGTGTGTTCCTTCAGGACAAGGTCAGCAAGATCGAGCTTCCCCGCGAAGTCGAAATCCGCGAAAGCCTGCCCAAGACCCTGATCGGCAAATTGTCGAAAAAGGAACTGGTCGAGGAAGAATTGGCGAAGGCGGCGGCGGCGCGGCCGGTGGGGGAACAGGCGAAGTGA
- a CDS encoding MerR family DNA-binding transcriptional regulator: MTDTEELRGIQDVANSLGVTTRTLRFYEDRGLIEPRRVGTARVYSKRETARMQLILRGKRLGFSLREIEEFLRLYDADPQHVEQMRALAERCHARIGELRQQMTALVQTVDELETIEREARERIAKAGA, translated from the coding sequence GTGACGGATACGGAGGAGTTGCGCGGCATCCAGGATGTCGCCAACAGCCTGGGAGTGACGACGCGCACGTTGCGCTTCTACGAGGATCGCGGGCTGATCGAGCCGCGACGGGTGGGCACCGCGCGCGTCTATTCCAAGCGGGAAACGGCGCGGATGCAGCTGATCCTGCGCGGCAAGCGGCTGGGCTTCTCGCTGCGCGAGATCGAGGAGTTCCTGCGGCTGTACGATGCCGATCCCCAGCATGTCGAACAGATGCGCGCGCTGGCCGAGCGATGCCATGCGCGGATCGGCGAGCTCCGCCAGCAGATGACCGCGCTGGTCCAGACGGTCGACGAACTGGAGACGATCGAACGCGAGGCACGCGAACGGATCGCGAAGGCGGGGGCGTAA
- a CDS encoding efflux transporter outer membrane subunit: protein MRKQLSLIPLFLLGACTVGPNYAGPPKAIGSAATPPAGFVRADTTLATTAPAVADWWTTLNDPMLTWLEEQALASNPNVAVAQARLKQARSALRLERANQAPNANASATYLHADLPALNLGGGGEQGGANGNASGGSGGGTSVDFFNLGFDASWEIDLFGGRRRTVEAARASAAAAEANVADAQVSLSADVAQAYIGLRDAQQRLILARDASRMQRDTLNLTLQRFNNGAASQLEVERLRNQVESTDAQILPLSASVETYLNALAILIGEAPGTLDQRLGQPGKVPLPPAQVAVGDPTALLQRRPDIRAAERNLAAQTARIGVAEAAKFPRLNLMGIIGIGGTSLDALTDLDNLVTLGAPMLQWNVLNFGRANARVGQAEGARDEAEAQYRGVVLSALRDAEDALSRFRARRNTVATLARAKASADRSALLMQQRYRAGTATLIDTLDAERQRVSADQSLSQAVAGLTNDYVALQKALGLGWRASS from the coding sequence ATGCGCAAGCAGCTTTCCCTGATCCCGCTCTTCCTGCTGGGGGCCTGCACCGTCGGGCCGAACTATGCCGGGCCGCCCAAGGCCATCGGCTCCGCCGCGACGCCGCCCGCCGGGTTCGTCCGCGCCGACACCACGCTGGCGACGACCGCGCCCGCGGTCGCCGACTGGTGGACGACGCTGAACGATCCGATGCTGACCTGGCTGGAAGAGCAGGCGCTGGCGTCCAATCCCAATGTCGCCGTCGCCCAGGCGCGGCTGAAGCAGGCGCGTTCGGCGCTGCGGCTGGAACGCGCCAATCAGGCGCCCAACGCCAATGCCAGCGCGACCTATCTTCACGCCGATCTGCCCGCGCTGAACCTGGGTGGCGGGGGAGAGCAGGGCGGCGCGAACGGCAATGCGTCGGGCGGCTCGGGCGGCGGGACCAGCGTCGACTTCTTCAACCTGGGTTTCGACGCCAGTTGGGAGATCGACCTGTTCGGCGGCCGTCGTCGCACCGTGGAGGCGGCGCGCGCCAGCGCGGCGGCGGCCGAGGCCAATGTCGCGGATGCGCAGGTTTCGCTCAGCGCCGATGTCGCCCAGGCCTATATCGGGCTTCGCGATGCGCAGCAGCGGCTGATCCTGGCGCGCGACGCCTCGCGGATGCAGCGCGACACGCTGAACCTGACGCTTCAGCGGTTCAACAACGGCGCCGCCTCGCAGCTGGAGGTCGAGCGGCTGCGCAACCAGGTCGAGAGCACCGATGCGCAGATCCTGCCACTCTCGGCCTCGGTCGAGACCTATCTCAACGCGCTGGCGATCCTGATCGGCGAGGCGCCCGGCACGCTCGACCAGCGGCTGGGCCAGCCGGGCAAGGTGCCGCTGCCGCCCGCGCAGGTCGCGGTCGGCGATCCGACCGCGCTGCTCCAGCGTCGCCCCGACATCCGCGCCGCCGAGCGCAACCTGGCGGCGCAGACCGCGCGGATCGGCGTGGCGGAGGCGGCGAAATTCCCGCGGCTCAACCTGATGGGGATCATCGGCATCGGCGGCACCTCGCTCGACGCGCTGACCGATCTCGACAATCTGGTGACGCTGGGCGCGCCGATGCTGCAATGGAACGTGCTGAACTTCGGTCGCGCCAATGCCCGTGTGGGTCAGGCCGAGGGCGCGCGCGACGAGGCGGAGGCGCAGTATCGCGGCGTGGTGCTGTCGGCGCTGCGCGATGCCGAGGACGCGCTGTCGCGCTTCCGCGCGCGGCGCAACACGGTGGCGACACTGGCGCGAGCCAAGGCGTCGGCGGATCGCTCGGCGCTGCTGATGCAGCAGCGTTACCGCGCGGGCACCGCGACCCTGATCGACACGCTGGATGCCGAGCGCCAGCGCGTGTCCGCCGACCAGTCGCTGTCGCAGGCGGTGGCCGGGCTGACCAACGATTACGTGGCGCTGCAAAAGGCGCTCGGCCTGGGCTGGCGGGCGTCGTCCTAA